The Castor canadensis chromosome 13, mCasCan1.hap1v2, whole genome shotgun sequence genome has a window encoding:
- the Pkn3 gene encoding serine/threonine-protein kinase N3 isoform X5 produces the protein MIHTCASGTPKERKLLAAAQQMLRDSQLKVALLRMKISTLEASGSPEPGPELLADELQHRLRIEAAVAKGAKNVVKLLGSRRTQDRKALAEAQAQLQESSQKLDLLRLALEQLLEGLPPAHPLRSRVARELRMAVLGNPQPSGTLVKPTALTGTLQVRLLGCEQLLTAVPGRSPVAALAGSPSEGWLRTKAKQQRGGGSELGSEVLAVLKVDNRVVGQTGWGQVAEQSWNQTFVIPLERARELEIGVHWRDWRQLCGVVFLRLEDFLDNACHQLSLSLVPQGQLFTQVTFCDPVIERRPRLQRQKRVFSKRRGQDFLRASQMNLSMAAWGRLVMSLLPPCSSPSTVSPPKGGPQTPAAPRGASDLASPSNFLPKKSPLGEDMKPPPKPPRLFLPQEPTLEETPCTKRPHMEPLTGLVSIPAASPARKPPRLQDFRCLAVLGRGHFGKVLLVQFKGTGKYFAIKALKKQEVLSRDEIESLYCEKRILEAVGRTGHPFLLSLLACFQTPSHFCFVTEFVPGGDLMMQIHEDVFPEPQACFYLACVVLGLQFLHEKKIIYRDLKLDNLLLDAQGFLKIADFGLCKEGIGFGDRTSTFCGTPEFLAPEVLTQEAYTRAVDWWGLGVLLYEMLVGECPFPGDTEEEVFDCIVNSDAPYPHFLSAQGLELIQKLLQKCPEKRLGAGEQDAEEIKVQPFFRTTNWQALLARTVQPPFVPTLCGPADLRYFEGEFTGLPPALTPPAPRSPLTARQQVAFRDFDFVSERFLEP, from the exons ATGATCCACACGTGTGCCAGTGGCACCCCCAAG GAGAGGAAGCTCCTGGCAGCTGCTCAGCAGATGCTGCGGGACAGCCAGCTGAAGGTGGCCCTGCTGCGAATGAAGATCAGTACCCTGGAGGCCAGTGGGTCCCCTGAGCCAG GCCCTGAGCTGCTGGCAGACGAGCTGCAGCACCGATTGCGCATCGAGGCTGCGGTGGCCAAGGGTGCCAAGAACGTGGTGAAGCTGCTGGGTAGCCGGAGAACACAGGACCGCAAGGCTCTCGCAGAG GCCCAGGCCCAGCTCCAGGAATCCTCCCAGAAACTTGATCTCCTACGGCTAGCCTTGGAGCAGCTGCTGGAAGGTCTCCCTCCTGCCCACCCTCTACGCAGCAGGGTGGCCCGAGAGCTGCGAATGGCTGTGCTTGGGAACCCCCAGCCTTCAGGGACACTTGTGAAACCTACCGCCCTGACAG GGACATTGCAGGTGCGCCTCCTGGGCTGTGAGCAGCTGCTGACAGCTGTGCCTGGACGTTCTCCGGTGGCCGCACTGGCTGGCAGCCCCTCTGAGGGCTGGCTTCGCACGAAGGCCAAACAGCAGCGTGGTGGTGGCAGTGAGCTGGGCA GTGAGGTGCTGGCCGTGTTAAAAGTGGACAACCGTGTGGTGGGCCAGACAGGCTGGGGACAGGTGGCTGAGCAGTCCTGGAACCAGACGTTTGTCATCCCCCTGGAGCGA GCCCGTGAGCTGGAGATTGGGGTGCACTGGCGGGACTGGCGGCAGCTATGTGGCGTGGTTTTCCTGAGACTTGAGGACTTCCTGGACAATGCCTGTCACCAACTGTCCCTCAGCCTAGTGCCACAGGGGCAGCTCTTCACCCAG GTGACCTTCTGTGACCCTGTTATTGAGAGGAGACCCCGGCTGCAGAGGCAGAAACGCGTTTTCTCTAAACGCAGAG GCCAGGACTTCCTGAGGGCCTCCCAGATGAACCTCAGCATGGCAGCCTGGGGGCGCTTGGTCATGAGTCTCCTCCCCCCGTGCAGCTCACCAAGCACAGTCAGCCCCCCCAAAGGGGGCCCTCAGACCCCCGCTGCACCCCGAGGCGCTTCCGACCTTGCTTCCCCAAG TAATTTCCTGCCCAAGAAGAGCCCCTTGGGGGAAGACATGAAGCCCCCACCCAAGCCCCCGCGCCTCTTTCTGCCCCAGGAGCCAACTCTGGAGGAGACTCCG TGCACCAAACGCCCCCACATGGAGCCTCTGACAGGACTTGTGTCCATCCCAGCTGCTTCACCCGCCAG GAAACCCCCTCGACTTCAGGACTTCCGCTGCTTGGCCGTGCTGGGCCGGGGACACTTTGGGAAG GTCCTTCTGGTCCAGTTCAAGGGGACAGGGAAATACTTTGCCATCAAGGCACTGAAGAAACAGGAGGTGCTAAGCCGAGACGAGATTGAGAG CCTGTACTGTGAGAAACGAATCTTGGAGGCCGTGGGGCGCACTGGGCACCCCTTCCTGCTATCCCTCCTTGCCTGCTTCCAGACCCCTAGCCATTTCTGTTTTGTGACTGAGTTTGTGCCCGGGGGTGACCTCATGATGCAGATCCATGAAGATGTCTTTCCTGAGCCGCAGGCCTG CTTCTACCTGGCCTGTGTGGTCCTGGGGCTGCAATTCCTACATGAAAAGAAGATCATTTATAG GGACCTGAAGTTGGATAATCTTCTGCTTGATGCCCAGGGTTTCCTGAAGATCGCAGACTTTGGGCTGTGCAAGGAAG GGATTGGCTTTGGGGACCGAACAAGTACCTTCTGTGGAACCCCAGAGTTCCTGGCTCCCGAGGTGCTGACCCAGGAGGCCTACACACGGGCTGTGGACTGGTGGGGGCTGGGCGTGCTGCTCTACGAGATGCTGGTGGGTGAG TGCCCATTCCCAGGGGACACAGAAGAGGAGGTATTTGACTGCATAGTCAATTCAGATGCCCCGTACCCCCACTTTCTGTCAGCACAAGGGCTCGAGCTCATTCAGAAG CTCCTCCAAAAGTGTCCAGAGAAGCGCCTGGGGGCAGGAGAGCAGGATGCCGAGGAGATCAAGGTCCAGCCATTCTTCAGG ACCACCAACTGGCAGGCTCTGCTCGCCCGCACTGTCCAGCCCCCCTTCGTGCCTACCCTCTGTGGCCCTGCAGACCTGCGGTATTTTGAAGGCGAGTTCACTGGGCTTCCACCAGCTCTGACACCTCCTGCCCCTCGAAGTCCCCTCACTGCCCGCCAACAGGTTGCCTTCCGGGACTTTGACTTTGTGTCGGAGCGATTCCTGGAGCCCTGA
- the Pkn3 gene encoding serine/threonine-protein kinase N3 isoform X3, which translates to MEEGASRQPGPGQRPPKDEKEVIRRAIQKELKIKAGVENLRRVATDRRHLGHVQQLLRSSNRRLEQLHGELRELHARVLLPGPAEPVASGPWPPAEQSRARHLEALRRQLQVELKVKQGAENMIHTCASGTPKERKLLAAAQQMLRDSQLKVALLRMKISTLEASGSPEPGPELLADELQHRLRIEAAVAKGAKNVVKLLGSRRTQDRKALAEAQAQLQESSQKLDLLRLALEQLLEGLPPAHPLRSRVARELRMAVLGNPQPSGTLVKPTALTGTLQVRLLGCEQLLTAVPGRSPVAALAGSPSEGWLRTKAKQQRGGGSELGSEVLAVLKVDNRVVGQTGWGQVAEQSWNQTFVIPLERARELEIGVHWRDWRQLCGVVFLRLEDFLDNACHQLSLSLVPQGQLFTQVTFCDPVIERRPRLQRQKRVFSKRRGQDFLRASQMNLSMAAWGRLVMSLLPPCSSPSTVSPPKGGPQTPAAPRGASDLASPSNFLPKKSPLGEDMKPPPKPPRLFLPQEPTLEETPCTKRPHMEPLTGLVSIPAASPARKPPRLQDFRCLAVLGRGHFGKVLLVQFKGTGKYFAIKALKKQEVLSRDEIESLYCEKRILEAVGRTGHPFLLSLLACFQTPSHFCFVTEFVPGGDLMMQIHEDVFPEPQACFYLACVVLGLQFLHEKKIIYRDLKLDNLLLDAQGFLKIADFGLCKEGIGFGDRTSTFCGTPEFLAPEVLTQEAYTRAVDWWGLGVLLYEMLVGECPFPGDTEEEVFDCIVNSDAPYPHFLSAQGLELIQKLLQKCPEKRLGAGEQDAEEIKVQPFFRTTNWQALLARTVQPPFVPTLCGPADLRYFEGEFTGLPPALTPPAPRSPLTARQQVAFRDFDFVSERFLEP; encoded by the exons ATGGAGGAGGGGGCGTCGCGGCAG CCTGGGCCTGGCCAGCGGCCTCCCAAGGACGAGAAAGAGGTGATTCGCAGGGCCATCCAGAAGGAGCTGAAAATCAAGGCGGGCGTGGAGAACCTGCGTCGTGTGGCCACAGACCGCCGCCACCTGGGCCACGTGCAGCAGCTGCTACGGTCCTCCAACCGCCGTCTGGAGCAACTGCATGGCGAACTGCGGGAGCTGCACGCCCGTGTTCTGCTGCCGGGCCCGGCTG AACCTGTGGCCTCAGGACCCTGGCCACCGGCAGAGCAGTCAAGAGCTCGGCACCTGGAGGCTCTACGGAGACAGTTACAGGTGGAGCTGAAGGTCAAGCAGGGGGCTGAGAACATGATCCACACGTGTGCCAGTGGCACCCCCAAG GAGAGGAAGCTCCTGGCAGCTGCTCAGCAGATGCTGCGGGACAGCCAGCTGAAGGTGGCCCTGCTGCGAATGAAGATCAGTACCCTGGAGGCCAGTGGGTCCCCTGAGCCAG GCCCTGAGCTGCTGGCAGACGAGCTGCAGCACCGATTGCGCATCGAGGCTGCGGTGGCCAAGGGTGCCAAGAACGTGGTGAAGCTGCTGGGTAGCCGGAGAACACAGGACCGCAAGGCTCTCGCAGAG GCCCAGGCCCAGCTCCAGGAATCCTCCCAGAAACTTGATCTCCTACGGCTAGCCTTGGAGCAGCTGCTGGAAGGTCTCCCTCCTGCCCACCCTCTACGCAGCAGGGTGGCCCGAGAGCTGCGAATGGCTGTGCTTGGGAACCCCCAGCCTTCAGGGACACTTGTGAAACCTACCGCCCTGACAG GGACATTGCAGGTGCGCCTCCTGGGCTGTGAGCAGCTGCTGACAGCTGTGCCTGGACGTTCTCCGGTGGCCGCACTGGCTGGCAGCCCCTCTGAGGGCTGGCTTCGCACGAAGGCCAAACAGCAGCGTGGTGGTGGCAGTGAGCTGGGCA GTGAGGTGCTGGCCGTGTTAAAAGTGGACAACCGTGTGGTGGGCCAGACAGGCTGGGGACAGGTGGCTGAGCAGTCCTGGAACCAGACGTTTGTCATCCCCCTGGAGCGA GCCCGTGAGCTGGAGATTGGGGTGCACTGGCGGGACTGGCGGCAGCTATGTGGCGTGGTTTTCCTGAGACTTGAGGACTTCCTGGACAATGCCTGTCACCAACTGTCCCTCAGCCTAGTGCCACAGGGGCAGCTCTTCACCCAG GTGACCTTCTGTGACCCTGTTATTGAGAGGAGACCCCGGCTGCAGAGGCAGAAACGCGTTTTCTCTAAACGCAGAG GCCAGGACTTCCTGAGGGCCTCCCAGATGAACCTCAGCATGGCAGCCTGGGGGCGCTTGGTCATGAGTCTCCTCCCCCCGTGCAGCTCACCAAGCACAGTCAGCCCCCCCAAAGGGGGCCCTCAGACCCCCGCTGCACCCCGAGGCGCTTCCGACCTTGCTTCCCCAAG TAATTTCCTGCCCAAGAAGAGCCCCTTGGGGGAAGACATGAAGCCCCCACCCAAGCCCCCGCGCCTCTTTCTGCCCCAGGAGCCAACTCTGGAGGAGACTCCG TGCACCAAACGCCCCCACATGGAGCCTCTGACAGGACTTGTGTCCATCCCAGCTGCTTCACCCGCCAG GAAACCCCCTCGACTTCAGGACTTCCGCTGCTTGGCCGTGCTGGGCCGGGGACACTTTGGGAAG GTCCTTCTGGTCCAGTTCAAGGGGACAGGGAAATACTTTGCCATCAAGGCACTGAAGAAACAGGAGGTGCTAAGCCGAGACGAGATTGAGAG CCTGTACTGTGAGAAACGAATCTTGGAGGCCGTGGGGCGCACTGGGCACCCCTTCCTGCTATCCCTCCTTGCCTGCTTCCAGACCCCTAGCCATTTCTGTTTTGTGACTGAGTTTGTGCCCGGGGGTGACCTCATGATGCAGATCCATGAAGATGTCTTTCCTGAGCCGCAGGCCTG CTTCTACCTGGCCTGTGTGGTCCTGGGGCTGCAATTCCTACATGAAAAGAAGATCATTTATAG GGACCTGAAGTTGGATAATCTTCTGCTTGATGCCCAGGGTTTCCTGAAGATCGCAGACTTTGGGCTGTGCAAGGAAG GGATTGGCTTTGGGGACCGAACAAGTACCTTCTGTGGAACCCCAGAGTTCCTGGCTCCCGAGGTGCTGACCCAGGAGGCCTACACACGGGCTGTGGACTGGTGGGGGCTGGGCGTGCTGCTCTACGAGATGCTGGTGGGTGAG TGCCCATTCCCAGGGGACACAGAAGAGGAGGTATTTGACTGCATAGTCAATTCAGATGCCCCGTACCCCCACTTTCTGTCAGCACAAGGGCTCGAGCTCATTCAGAAG CTCCTCCAAAAGTGTCCAGAGAAGCGCCTGGGGGCAGGAGAGCAGGATGCCGAGGAGATCAAGGTCCAGCCATTCTTCAGG ACCACCAACTGGCAGGCTCTGCTCGCCCGCACTGTCCAGCCCCCCTTCGTGCCTACCCTCTGTGGCCCTGCAGACCTGCGGTATTTTGAAGGCGAGTTCACTGGGCTTCCACCAGCTCTGACACCTCCTGCCCCTCGAAGTCCCCTCACTGCCCGCCAACAGGTTGCCTTCCGGGACTTTGACTTTGTGTCGGAGCGATTCCTGGAGCCCTGA
- the Pkn3 gene encoding serine/threonine-protein kinase N3 isoform X2, giving the protein MEEGASRQVNGAGEAGRSAEPRGAGQPGLPPCASQAQPGPGQRPPKDEKEVIRRAIQKELKIKAGVENLRRVATDRRHLGHVQQLLRSSNRRLEQLHGELRELHARVLLPGPAEPVASGPWPPAEQSRARHLEALRRQLQVELKVKQGAENMIHTCASGTPKERKLLAAAQQMLRDSQLKVALLRMKISTLEASGSPEPGPELLADELQHRLRIEAAVAKGAKNVVKLLGSRRTQDRKALAEAQAQLQESSQKLDLLRLALEQLLEGLPPAHPLRSRVARELRMAVLGNPQPSGTLVKPTALTGTLQVRLLGCEQLLTAVPGRSPVAALAGSPSEGWLRTKAKQQRGGGSELGSEVLAVLKVDNRVVGQTGWGQVAEQSWNQTFVIPLERARELEIGVHWRDWRQLCGVVFLRLEDFLDNACHQLSLSLVPQGQLFTQVTFCDPVIERRPRLQRQKRVFSKRRGQDFLRASQMNLSMAAWGRLVMSLLPPCSSPSTVSPPKGGPQTPAAPRGASDLASPSNFLPKKSPLGEDMKPPPKPPRLFLPQEPTLEETPCTKRPHMEPLTGLVSIPAASPARKPPRLQDFRCLAVLGRGHFGKVLLVQFKGTGKYFAIKALKKQEVLSRDEIESLYCEKRILEAVGRTGHPFLLSLLACFQTPSHFCFVTEFVPGGDLMMQIHEDVFPEPQACFYLACVVLGLQFLHEKKIIYRDLKLDNLLLDAQGFLKIADFGLCKEEFLAPEVLTQEAYTRAVDWWGLGVLLYEMLVGECPFPGDTEEEVFDCIVNSDAPYPHFLSAQGLELIQKLLQKCPEKRLGAGEQDAEEIKVQPFFRTTNWQALLARTVQPPFVPTLCGPADLRYFEGEFTGLPPALTPPAPRSPLTARQQVAFRDFDFVSERFLEP; this is encoded by the exons ATGGAGGAGGGGGCGTCGCGGCAGGTGAATGGCGCTGGCGAGGCCGGGCGGAGCGCGGAACCGAGGGGTGCGGGCCAGCCTGGTTTGCCGCCATGCGCGTCCCAAGCTCAG CCTGGGCCTGGCCAGCGGCCTCCCAAGGACGAGAAAGAGGTGATTCGCAGGGCCATCCAGAAGGAGCTGAAAATCAAGGCGGGCGTGGAGAACCTGCGTCGTGTGGCCACAGACCGCCGCCACCTGGGCCACGTGCAGCAGCTGCTACGGTCCTCCAACCGCCGTCTGGAGCAACTGCATGGCGAACTGCGGGAGCTGCACGCCCGTGTTCTGCTGCCGGGCCCGGCTG AACCTGTGGCCTCAGGACCCTGGCCACCGGCAGAGCAGTCAAGAGCTCGGCACCTGGAGGCTCTACGGAGACAGTTACAGGTGGAGCTGAAGGTCAAGCAGGGGGCTGAGAACATGATCCACACGTGTGCCAGTGGCACCCCCAAG GAGAGGAAGCTCCTGGCAGCTGCTCAGCAGATGCTGCGGGACAGCCAGCTGAAGGTGGCCCTGCTGCGAATGAAGATCAGTACCCTGGAGGCCAGTGGGTCCCCTGAGCCAG GCCCTGAGCTGCTGGCAGACGAGCTGCAGCACCGATTGCGCATCGAGGCTGCGGTGGCCAAGGGTGCCAAGAACGTGGTGAAGCTGCTGGGTAGCCGGAGAACACAGGACCGCAAGGCTCTCGCAGAG GCCCAGGCCCAGCTCCAGGAATCCTCCCAGAAACTTGATCTCCTACGGCTAGCCTTGGAGCAGCTGCTGGAAGGTCTCCCTCCTGCCCACCCTCTACGCAGCAGGGTGGCCCGAGAGCTGCGAATGGCTGTGCTTGGGAACCCCCAGCCTTCAGGGACACTTGTGAAACCTACCGCCCTGACAG GGACATTGCAGGTGCGCCTCCTGGGCTGTGAGCAGCTGCTGACAGCTGTGCCTGGACGTTCTCCGGTGGCCGCACTGGCTGGCAGCCCCTCTGAGGGCTGGCTTCGCACGAAGGCCAAACAGCAGCGTGGTGGTGGCAGTGAGCTGGGCA GTGAGGTGCTGGCCGTGTTAAAAGTGGACAACCGTGTGGTGGGCCAGACAGGCTGGGGACAGGTGGCTGAGCAGTCCTGGAACCAGACGTTTGTCATCCCCCTGGAGCGA GCCCGTGAGCTGGAGATTGGGGTGCACTGGCGGGACTGGCGGCAGCTATGTGGCGTGGTTTTCCTGAGACTTGAGGACTTCCTGGACAATGCCTGTCACCAACTGTCCCTCAGCCTAGTGCCACAGGGGCAGCTCTTCACCCAG GTGACCTTCTGTGACCCTGTTATTGAGAGGAGACCCCGGCTGCAGAGGCAGAAACGCGTTTTCTCTAAACGCAGAG GCCAGGACTTCCTGAGGGCCTCCCAGATGAACCTCAGCATGGCAGCCTGGGGGCGCTTGGTCATGAGTCTCCTCCCCCCGTGCAGCTCACCAAGCACAGTCAGCCCCCCCAAAGGGGGCCCTCAGACCCCCGCTGCACCCCGAGGCGCTTCCGACCTTGCTTCCCCAAG TAATTTCCTGCCCAAGAAGAGCCCCTTGGGGGAAGACATGAAGCCCCCACCCAAGCCCCCGCGCCTCTTTCTGCCCCAGGAGCCAACTCTGGAGGAGACTCCG TGCACCAAACGCCCCCACATGGAGCCTCTGACAGGACTTGTGTCCATCCCAGCTGCTTCACCCGCCAG GAAACCCCCTCGACTTCAGGACTTCCGCTGCTTGGCCGTGCTGGGCCGGGGACACTTTGGGAAG GTCCTTCTGGTCCAGTTCAAGGGGACAGGGAAATACTTTGCCATCAAGGCACTGAAGAAACAGGAGGTGCTAAGCCGAGACGAGATTGAGAG CCTGTACTGTGAGAAACGAATCTTGGAGGCCGTGGGGCGCACTGGGCACCCCTTCCTGCTATCCCTCCTTGCCTGCTTCCAGACCCCTAGCCATTTCTGTTTTGTGACTGAGTTTGTGCCCGGGGGTGACCTCATGATGCAGATCCATGAAGATGTCTTTCCTGAGCCGCAGGCCTG CTTCTACCTGGCCTGTGTGGTCCTGGGGCTGCAATTCCTACATGAAAAGAAGATCATTTATAG GGACCTGAAGTTGGATAATCTTCTGCTTGATGCCCAGGGTTTCCTGAAGATCGCAGACTTTGGGCTGTGCAAGGAAG AGTTCCTGGCTCCCGAGGTGCTGACCCAGGAGGCCTACACACGGGCTGTGGACTGGTGGGGGCTGGGCGTGCTGCTCTACGAGATGCTGGTGGGTGAG TGCCCATTCCCAGGGGACACAGAAGAGGAGGTATTTGACTGCATAGTCAATTCAGATGCCCCGTACCCCCACTTTCTGTCAGCACAAGGGCTCGAGCTCATTCAGAAG CTCCTCCAAAAGTGTCCAGAGAAGCGCCTGGGGGCAGGAGAGCAGGATGCCGAGGAGATCAAGGTCCAGCCATTCTTCAGG ACCACCAACTGGCAGGCTCTGCTCGCCCGCACTGTCCAGCCCCCCTTCGTGCCTACCCTCTGTGGCCCTGCAGACCTGCGGTATTTTGAAGGCGAGTTCACTGGGCTTCCACCAGCTCTGACACCTCCTGCCCCTCGAAGTCCCCTCACTGCCCGCCAACAGGTTGCCTTCCGGGACTTTGACTTTGTGTCGGAGCGATTCCTGGAGCCCTGA
- the Pkn3 gene encoding serine/threonine-protein kinase N3 isoform X1, with translation MEEGASRQVNGAGEAGRSAEPRGAGQPGLPPCASQAQPGPGQRPPKDEKEVIRRAIQKELKIKAGVENLRRVATDRRHLGHVQQLLRSSNRRLEQLHGELRELHARVLLPGPAEPVASGPWPPAEQSRARHLEALRRQLQVELKVKQGAENMIHTCASGTPKERKLLAAAQQMLRDSQLKVALLRMKISTLEASGSPEPGPELLADELQHRLRIEAAVAKGAKNVVKLLGSRRTQDRKALAEAQAQLQESSQKLDLLRLALEQLLEGLPPAHPLRSRVARELRMAVLGNPQPSGTLVKPTALTGTLQVRLLGCEQLLTAVPGRSPVAALAGSPSEGWLRTKAKQQRGGGSELGSEVLAVLKVDNRVVGQTGWGQVAEQSWNQTFVIPLERARELEIGVHWRDWRQLCGVVFLRLEDFLDNACHQLSLSLVPQGQLFTQVTFCDPVIERRPRLQRQKRVFSKRRGQDFLRASQMNLSMAAWGRLVMSLLPPCSSPSTVSPPKGGPQTPAAPRGASDLASPSNFLPKKSPLGEDMKPPPKPPRLFLPQEPTLEETPCTKRPHMEPLTGLVSIPAASPARKPPRLQDFRCLAVLGRGHFGKVLLVQFKGTGKYFAIKALKKQEVLSRDEIESLYCEKRILEAVGRTGHPFLLSLLACFQTPSHFCFVTEFVPGGDLMMQIHEDVFPEPQACFYLACVVLGLQFLHEKKIIYRDLKLDNLLLDAQGFLKIADFGLCKEGIGFGDRTSTFCGTPEFLAPEVLTQEAYTRAVDWWGLGVLLYEMLVGECPFPGDTEEEVFDCIVNSDAPYPHFLSAQGLELIQKLLQKCPEKRLGAGEQDAEEIKVQPFFRTTNWQALLARTVQPPFVPTLCGPADLRYFEGEFTGLPPALTPPAPRSPLTARQQVAFRDFDFVSERFLEP, from the exons ATGGAGGAGGGGGCGTCGCGGCAGGTGAATGGCGCTGGCGAGGCCGGGCGGAGCGCGGAACCGAGGGGTGCGGGCCAGCCTGGTTTGCCGCCATGCGCGTCCCAAGCTCAG CCTGGGCCTGGCCAGCGGCCTCCCAAGGACGAGAAAGAGGTGATTCGCAGGGCCATCCAGAAGGAGCTGAAAATCAAGGCGGGCGTGGAGAACCTGCGTCGTGTGGCCACAGACCGCCGCCACCTGGGCCACGTGCAGCAGCTGCTACGGTCCTCCAACCGCCGTCTGGAGCAACTGCATGGCGAACTGCGGGAGCTGCACGCCCGTGTTCTGCTGCCGGGCCCGGCTG AACCTGTGGCCTCAGGACCCTGGCCACCGGCAGAGCAGTCAAGAGCTCGGCACCTGGAGGCTCTACGGAGACAGTTACAGGTGGAGCTGAAGGTCAAGCAGGGGGCTGAGAACATGATCCACACGTGTGCCAGTGGCACCCCCAAG GAGAGGAAGCTCCTGGCAGCTGCTCAGCAGATGCTGCGGGACAGCCAGCTGAAGGTGGCCCTGCTGCGAATGAAGATCAGTACCCTGGAGGCCAGTGGGTCCCCTGAGCCAG GCCCTGAGCTGCTGGCAGACGAGCTGCAGCACCGATTGCGCATCGAGGCTGCGGTGGCCAAGGGTGCCAAGAACGTGGTGAAGCTGCTGGGTAGCCGGAGAACACAGGACCGCAAGGCTCTCGCAGAG GCCCAGGCCCAGCTCCAGGAATCCTCCCAGAAACTTGATCTCCTACGGCTAGCCTTGGAGCAGCTGCTGGAAGGTCTCCCTCCTGCCCACCCTCTACGCAGCAGGGTGGCCCGAGAGCTGCGAATGGCTGTGCTTGGGAACCCCCAGCCTTCAGGGACACTTGTGAAACCTACCGCCCTGACAG GGACATTGCAGGTGCGCCTCCTGGGCTGTGAGCAGCTGCTGACAGCTGTGCCTGGACGTTCTCCGGTGGCCGCACTGGCTGGCAGCCCCTCTGAGGGCTGGCTTCGCACGAAGGCCAAACAGCAGCGTGGTGGTGGCAGTGAGCTGGGCA GTGAGGTGCTGGCCGTGTTAAAAGTGGACAACCGTGTGGTGGGCCAGACAGGCTGGGGACAGGTGGCTGAGCAGTCCTGGAACCAGACGTTTGTCATCCCCCTGGAGCGA GCCCGTGAGCTGGAGATTGGGGTGCACTGGCGGGACTGGCGGCAGCTATGTGGCGTGGTTTTCCTGAGACTTGAGGACTTCCTGGACAATGCCTGTCACCAACTGTCCCTCAGCCTAGTGCCACAGGGGCAGCTCTTCACCCAG GTGACCTTCTGTGACCCTGTTATTGAGAGGAGACCCCGGCTGCAGAGGCAGAAACGCGTTTTCTCTAAACGCAGAG GCCAGGACTTCCTGAGGGCCTCCCAGATGAACCTCAGCATGGCAGCCTGGGGGCGCTTGGTCATGAGTCTCCTCCCCCCGTGCAGCTCACCAAGCACAGTCAGCCCCCCCAAAGGGGGCCCTCAGACCCCCGCTGCACCCCGAGGCGCTTCCGACCTTGCTTCCCCAAG TAATTTCCTGCCCAAGAAGAGCCCCTTGGGGGAAGACATGAAGCCCCCACCCAAGCCCCCGCGCCTCTTTCTGCCCCAGGAGCCAACTCTGGAGGAGACTCCG TGCACCAAACGCCCCCACATGGAGCCTCTGACAGGACTTGTGTCCATCCCAGCTGCTTCACCCGCCAG GAAACCCCCTCGACTTCAGGACTTCCGCTGCTTGGCCGTGCTGGGCCGGGGACACTTTGGGAAG GTCCTTCTGGTCCAGTTCAAGGGGACAGGGAAATACTTTGCCATCAAGGCACTGAAGAAACAGGAGGTGCTAAGCCGAGACGAGATTGAGAG CCTGTACTGTGAGAAACGAATCTTGGAGGCCGTGGGGCGCACTGGGCACCCCTTCCTGCTATCCCTCCTTGCCTGCTTCCAGACCCCTAGCCATTTCTGTTTTGTGACTGAGTTTGTGCCCGGGGGTGACCTCATGATGCAGATCCATGAAGATGTCTTTCCTGAGCCGCAGGCCTG CTTCTACCTGGCCTGTGTGGTCCTGGGGCTGCAATTCCTACATGAAAAGAAGATCATTTATAG GGACCTGAAGTTGGATAATCTTCTGCTTGATGCCCAGGGTTTCCTGAAGATCGCAGACTTTGGGCTGTGCAAGGAAG GGATTGGCTTTGGGGACCGAACAAGTACCTTCTGTGGAACCCCAGAGTTCCTGGCTCCCGAGGTGCTGACCCAGGAGGCCTACACACGGGCTGTGGACTGGTGGGGGCTGGGCGTGCTGCTCTACGAGATGCTGGTGGGTGAG TGCCCATTCCCAGGGGACACAGAAGAGGAGGTATTTGACTGCATAGTCAATTCAGATGCCCCGTACCCCCACTTTCTGTCAGCACAAGGGCTCGAGCTCATTCAGAAG CTCCTCCAAAAGTGTCCAGAGAAGCGCCTGGGGGCAGGAGAGCAGGATGCCGAGGAGATCAAGGTCCAGCCATTCTTCAGG ACCACCAACTGGCAGGCTCTGCTCGCCCGCACTGTCCAGCCCCCCTTCGTGCCTACCCTCTGTGGCCCTGCAGACCTGCGGTATTTTGAAGGCGAGTTCACTGGGCTTCCACCAGCTCTGACACCTCCTGCCCCTCGAAGTCCCCTCACTGCCCGCCAACAGGTTGCCTTCCGGGACTTTGACTTTGTGTCGGAGCGATTCCTGGAGCCCTGA